The Pontibacter sp. SGAir0037 DNA segment TCCTGCAATACACCGGCCACATCATAAGGCGCCACTGCCTGGTACATGGGCTGGAGGATCATTTCTTCATAAGCTGATTTAGAAAAGGCCAGCTCCGGAATCACCTGTCCGGTAATTACAGGAATCTTCTGTTGGTTCAGGCGGTACACTTCCAGGCGGGTGTCGTTAAAGCCTGTTACTTTAGCTTCCAGTACCGGAGAAGAGGCACTAATGGCAGGTATAAGTGGCAGCACCATTCGTATGGCGGCATGAAGTTTTTCAAATTCAGCATCATTACCGAAAGGAAGGTTCAGGTGTGTGCTCTGCAGGTTCGACCAGCCATGCCCGCGGCAATCGAAGATGCTGTTGTAGGCTTCGTAAATGGCATTATGCTCATGCGGCCAGAGTTGTGTTTCGGTGTAAGGGTTCATGAGCGGGTGGGCAGCAGTAGGCAAGAGCCGGGCCTGGTACTTTTGCAGCTTCTGATTTATCTGCTGCACGTGCTCCTGAAATTTTGCATGCAAGCCTGCAAGTGACGGAACCGGTCCCTGGGTTTTCAGCTCGATCACATGCAGCACCAGTTCATTCGACCAGGCTATTTCTCCGAACTCCACATCAGACAGGTAAGCCCCGACTTCATCGTAAATAAGTTTATCTGCAATCGGGTATACCTGCAGTGTATCTTCCCGCACAATCATATATTCCATTTCTACCCCGTACCCTTCGAAAAGGTGCAGGACTTGTGGCCGCTTACTCATCTGTTTTCCCGTTTTTGTGTTGGTCTATTCTTCTCCTGATCGATTTTATAATGGCGGCATAAAGATCTTTTTTGAGTATTTTATCTTCACAACCTGCATCAATACTTGGGTTGTCGTTTATCTCGATCACGTAGGCCTCTCCGTCTATTTCTTTGATATCTACGCCGTAAAGCCCGTCGCCGATCAGGCTTGCAGCTTTTAAGGCTGTATGCAGCACGTTAAAAGGCACTTCTTCGAAAGGCACCACTTCGTCATCGCCCTCTTCGTCCTGCTTCTTTTTGCCCTCCCAGTTGTAGATCTGCCAATGGTCTTTGGCCATAAAATACTTGCAGGCATATAGCGGTTGCTTATCAATGATGCCGATGCGCCAGTCGAATTCAGTTGGTGTAAACTCCTGACCGATAATCAGTTCTGAGTCTGCCAGCATTTCATCCAGCTGCTTCTGAAGGCTTTCTGTATCCTTGGCCTTTACCACACCCTGCGAAAAAGAACTGTCCGGTTTTTTAAGCACGCAAGGCAATCCCAACTCCTGTTCTACCTGGTCGCGGTTATCTTTATGAATGATCATGGTTTTGGGAACAGGTACTTTGGCTTTTGTGAGCAGCTCTGCCAGGTACACTTTATTGGTGCAGCGCAGAATGGAAACCGGATCGTCTATCACCACCATGCCGTCGGCGGAGGCTTTGCGTGCAAATTTATAGGTGTGATGGTTTACAGCTGTTGTCTCACGAATGAACAGCGCATCAAACTCTGCTAACCTGCGGTAGTCGTCTTTTGTGATGAGCTCGGTATAGAACCCCTGCTGCTCCGCCGCCTCTACAAAATACTGCAGCGCTTTTTCGTTGGAGGGAGGTGCTTTCTCCTGCGGATCAACCAATATGGCCAGATCGTATACCTTTTTGGATACCCTTGCGCCTGAAAAGCGGTGGCGGGCGAAGTAAACCTTTGCAAAACCTGGCAGGTAGCGGCAGTGCGAGGCAGGTACTTCGTTAACGGGTACAGCCGAAATGCTTTGGAGCACCCACTCTTCTTTATGCACAAACTGCGCCCGCAGCAAAGGTGCCTGAAAAAGGTCGTGTAGTTGTTTGCAAAGCTTGTCGTATTTCTCTGCCAGGTTCTGGCCAAAATAGATGCTCAGGGTAAAGGTGTCAGATTTCAACCCTTTCAAACTTTTCTGTATCAGTTCGTTTAACTCAACTGTGATGGCACGCACAATGGTAGGGCTTTTCAAATCCTGCATGGTGGTTACGCTGGGGATAGCCTTGTGCCCTCTGGCCTCAGCCAGCAGCGAGACATAATAGCCGGCACTCTGGTACCTGTACGAGCGGCACAGGTTAAAAATACGGGCATTCTTTATGTCAGTATAAGTGGTATCGGTTAAGTATTGCTGCGCTTCCACTACCTCCACATCCTCTGTTGCCTCATCCCAATCCTTGAGATAATCGACAACTACAATTTTTCGCATGTTTTAATCTATGTTGGTTTTGTTGCTGCCAGGCGTTATGGCCAGTAAATTGGCATCGTAGGTGGCCATGCCCAGCATGATAGAATTGAGCAGGCGCGAAGCGCTTACTTCATAGTAATTGTTTTTAAAATAAGGGTTTTCCTGGTATGGATCAGCGACAACAATCCGCTTCTGGTCGTCGGCGAAACCACACAAAACCACAAAATGGCCCATCGGATAACCTCTTACATCATCGTACACAGAATCTCCCTGTTCGTTGCCAAACTCACGGGCACTCTGATACAGATAGGTAGCGCTCAGGCCGGTGAGTAGCGGAATCTGTCTTTCGAAATAATCCTTTAATAAGCCTTTCGTCAGATCGGTGCATTTGAGCTCCCCGCCCAGGTGCAGGAAATCAATATAGGCACGGGTGGCGCGAAGAAACTTGCTTCCGCTCTTTACCTGTAACTGTGCTTCAAGTTTTGCAATAATGCCATCGTTATCCAGCGTAAACCAGGTCGGGTCGAAAATGTGCAGGTTATAGGTATAAATCCTGGCATGATAGCCTCTTTGCAGCGCGTGGCAGGCCAGCAGCACTTCCAGCGTACCACCCTCATCAAGAGACGGTACTTCTTTTATAACATCGCTTAGGGAAATGTTGTCTTTAAAATACCGGTAAACAGCATGCAGGCTGGTGGGCCCGCAGGTTGAGTCGTCTGGCTGGGTATGAATCTTGATAGGAATCACTGCTTATGCTTTATCATGATCTGTAGAAAATTCTGATGGTTTTTATACGCTTGCTGCAAAGTAAGTTCTTGTACATTAGCTGGAATCTATCAGCAAAAAAACATGAAAATTATACTATTTTTCAGACCTGCTGCGGCCTAGCTTTTATATAGTTGTGCTACCCTTTCCCAAAGGTTTTTCAACGATAGCTTTATTATTTCCTGGCGACGGGTGAAGGGCTTCTGAGCAGATTAAAGTATCTTTAGGAGTTCTTTCTGAGAAGGTGGCTCCGGCTCCATCTCAGAAGTATAAAACAAAACAAAAGCCTTCGTCACAAATGGAACAGCGAATAACCCTTATAACGCTTGGTGTGAGAAACTTGCAGCGTTCA contains these protein-coding regions:
- a CDS encoding peptidase-C39 like family protein; the encoded protein is MIPIKIHTQPDDSTCGPTSLHAVYRYFKDNISLSDVIKEVPSLDEGGTLEVLLACHALQRGYHARIYTYNLHIFDPTWFTLDNDGIIAKLEAQLQVKSGSKFLRATRAYIDFLHLGGELKCTDLTKGLLKDYFERQIPLLTGLSATYLYQSAREFGNEQGDSVYDDVRGYPMGHFVVLCGFADDQKRIVVADPYQENPYFKNNYYEVSASRLLNSIMLGMATYDANLLAITPGSNKTNID
- a CDS encoding glutamate-cysteine ligase family protein; protein product: MSKRPQVLHLFEGYGVEMEYMIVREDTLQVYPIADKLIYDEVGAYLSDVEFGEIAWSNELVLHVIELKTQGPVPSLAGLHAKFQEHVQQINQKLQKYQARLLPTAAHPLMNPYTETQLWPHEHNAIYEAYNSIFDCRGHGWSNLQSTHLNLPFGNDAEFEKLHAAIRMVLPLIPAISASSPVLEAKVTGFNDTRLEVYRLNQQKIPVITGQVIPELAFSKSAYEEMILQPMYQAVAPYDVAGVLQEEFLNSRGAIARFERNTIEIRIIDIQESPIADITVLQAVVGVIKALALETWVSLEELKQWPEEKLAGIFRQVIQNGQQVILQDEAFLQSFGYKKAASCSVRELWTHLVQETAILEEQPALAHTMNIILTRGNLSKRILTALGEDPSEIQIKEIYGRLADCLQNGKIFLPEEPC
- a CDS encoding RimK family protein, with protein sequence MRKIVVVDYLKDWDEATEDVEVVEAQQYLTDTTYTDIKNARIFNLCRSYRYQSAGYYVSLLAEARGHKAIPSVTTMQDLKSPTIVRAITVELNELIQKSLKGLKSDTFTLSIYFGQNLAEKYDKLCKQLHDLFQAPLLRAQFVHKEEWVLQSISAVPVNEVPASHCRYLPGFAKVYFARHRFSGARVSKKVYDLAILVDPQEKAPPSNEKALQYFVEAAEQQGFYTELITKDDYRRLAEFDALFIRETTAVNHHTYKFARKASADGMVVIDDPVSILRCTNKVYLAELLTKAKVPVPKTMIIHKDNRDQVEQELGLPCVLKKPDSSFSQGVVKAKDTESLQKQLDEMLADSELIIGQEFTPTEFDWRIGIIDKQPLYACKYFMAKDHWQIYNWEGKKKQDEEGDDEVVPFEEVPFNVLHTALKAASLIGDGLYGVDIKEIDGEAYVIEINDNPSIDAGCEDKILKKDLYAAIIKSIRRRIDQHKNGKTDE